A genomic region of Metopolophium dirhodum isolate CAU chromosome 1, ASM1992520v1, whole genome shotgun sequence contains the following coding sequences:
- the LOC132935976 gene encoding armadillo-like helical domain-containing protein 3 isoform X1 yields the protein MAFRRRSTSGSKPQLKEKVVQIYESFFKGEDVSKDNDNFWDEFFLLKPKISYIETEIEKLSIEQLITLQDNIRLLFIKCITTFECQHQLRIIFSLKTLTCLVSSLYKKFRINPTFEFISILVIPKDTDMVFENLLGKCNIMLREPECVVVKDLCLQFLLTIVTGTDNLNENPSLRHLMTNSVFEPLTEVLSNNIYQTYHGYDSILLLTLLMNVETAKKTNPYVVKLSLLDKEDTLNGYSQIIRWSLEEICQQYRSEEIAQYSNNTWFNTFTSVVSNMLFVPETIEEHNIELPQEIRSMSGILIALYEAVHYNRNFMTTLTHCHTSNNYESHPSVMQQAQAVTNNPDLKSPSDNQFSNLLVTFFQYCSIVMQDTKTEANANNSMLCFVILSSITDDQFANSLMHDVNLQFKVDLYRSPTRRYMFVPDKSPKPLAAALLDLMIEFMLGHMMKKLPLDQYMKCISIIHRIICYQKRNSVRLCYNWKDLWSSLITLLKFLMTYEHQLSQDMNIYDLGIQIVNIFNLFITYGDMLLPSPSSYDELYYEIIRMHTVFDNIYVLSSRNSSSVSEHKLSATKLSNCLINIRAIINHYIPKIDNWLEKNSVTTPVGEEILEVVRNNYDTLTLKLLLDCLGSFESNKSNHDLSSSSLIKLMVSKVVKDTRQSLKHSNTDLQQILQNFSLYTNPS from the exons ATGGCGTTCCGTAGACGAAGTACATCTGGGTCTAAGCCACAGCTTAAGGAAAAAGTTGTACAAATATATGAGTCATTTTTTAAG ggTGAAGATGTATCAAAAGACAATGATAATTTTTGGGATGAATTTTTCCTACTAAAACCTAAA atatcaTATATTGAGAcagaaatagaaaaattaagtaTTGAACAATTGATAACACTTCAAGATAATATAAGActtttatttatcaaatgtatCACAACATTTGAATGCCAACATCAATTGCGTATAATATTCTCAttaaag acatTGACATGTTTAGTGAGcagtttatacaaaaaatttagaATCAACCcaacatttgaatttatttctattttggtGATACCAAAGGACACTGATatggtttttgaaaatttattggGGAAATGCAATATTATGTTACGTG aaCCCGAATGTGTTGTTGTTAAAGACTTATGTCTACAATTTTTACTGACAATTGTTACTGGCACTGACAACCTCAATGAAAACCCGTCTCTACGCCATTTGATGACAAACAGTGTTTTTGAACCTTTGACAGaa gttctTTCAAACAATATATATCAAACATATCATGGCTATGATTCTATTTTGCTCTTGACATTACTTATGAATGTTGAAACTGCTAAGAAGACAAATCCATATGTTGTCAAATTATCGCTGTTAGACAAAGAAGatactttaaatggttatagccag attataaGATGGTCATTGGAAGAAATTTGTCAACAATATAGATCAGAAGAAATAGCGCAATACTCAAACAACACATGGTTTAATACATTTACATCGGTTGTAAGCAATATGTTATTTGTACCAGAAACTATTgaagaacataatattgaattaccACAAGAAATAag gtcAATGAGTGGAATATTAATTGCATTGTATGAAGCTGTACATTACAACCGAAACTTCATGACTACATTAACGCATTGTCATACGTCCAATAACTATGAGTCACACCCCAGTGTTATGCAACAGGCGCAAGCAGTTACAAATAATCCTGATCTCAAATCACCATCAGATAATCAATTCTCCAATCTTCTAGtcacattttttcaatattg TTCAATTGTAATGCAGGACACAAAGACTGAAGCAAATGCAAATAACTCAATGCTATGTTTTGTAATATTGTCTAGTATTACTGATGACCAATTTGCTAATTCACTAATGCATGatgtaaatttacaatttaaagtcGATCTTTATAGATCACCTACCAGACGATATATGTTTGTTCCAGACAAATCACCAAAACCTCTGGCTGCTGCTttattag ATTTGATGATCGAGTTTATGTTGGGGCACATGATGAAAAAATTGCCACTTGACCAATACATGAAATGTATAAGCATAATTCATCGCATAATATGTTACCAAAAACGGAATAGTGTGCGTTTATGTTACAATTGGAAAGATTTATGGAGTTCTTTAATcacacttttaaaatttttaatgacTTATGAACATCAACTTTCACAAGAtatgaatatttatgatttaggAATACAA attgtaaatatatttaacttgttCATTACCTATGGTGATATGCTACTTCCATCACCAAGCAGTTACGATGAGTTATACTATGAAATTATTAGGATGCATACAGTGTTTGACAATATATATGTcttat caTCAAGAAATTCTTCATCTGTTAGTGAACACAAGTTATCTGCTACAAAATTGTCCAATTGTTTAATCAATATCAG AGCCATAATCAATCATTATATACCAAAAATCGATAATTGGTTAGAGAAGAACTCAGTGACTACACCTGTTGGTGAAGAA ATTTTAGAAGTTGTAAGAAATAATTATGACACACTGACACTGAAATTACTACTGGATTGTTTGGGAAGTTTTGAGTCAAACAAATCCAATCATGATTTGTCAAGCTCATCACTTATCAAACTAATGGTGAGCAAAGTAGTTAAGGATACACGGCAATCATTAAAACATTCCAACACCGATCTTCAACAAATTCTTCAGAATTTTTCACTTTACACTAATCCatcatga
- the LOC132935976 gene encoding armadillo-like helical domain-containing protein 3 isoform X2: MVFENLLGKCNIMLREPECVVVKDLCLQFLLTIVTGTDNLNENPSLRHLMTNSVFEPLTEVLSNNIYQTYHGYDSILLLTLLMNVETAKKTNPYVVKLSLLDKEDTLNGYSQIIRWSLEEICQQYRSEEIAQYSNNTWFNTFTSVVSNMLFVPETIEEHNIELPQEIRSMSGILIALYEAVHYNRNFMTTLTHCHTSNNYESHPSVMQQAQAVTNNPDLKSPSDNQFSNLLVTFFQYCSIVMQDTKTEANANNSMLCFVILSSITDDQFANSLMHDVNLQFKVDLYRSPTRRYMFVPDKSPKPLAAALLDLMIEFMLGHMMKKLPLDQYMKCISIIHRIICYQKRNSVRLCYNWKDLWSSLITLLKFLMTYEHQLSQDMNIYDLGIQIVNIFNLFITYGDMLLPSPSSYDELYYEIIRMHTVFDNIYVLSSRNSSSVSEHKLSATKLSNCLINIRAIINHYIPKIDNWLEKNSVTTPVGEEILEVVRNNYDTLTLKLLLDCLGSFESNKSNHDLSSSSLIKLMVSKVVKDTRQSLKHSNTDLQQILQNFSLYTNPS, from the exons atggtttttgaaaatttattggGGAAATGCAATATTATGTTACGTG aaCCCGAATGTGTTGTTGTTAAAGACTTATGTCTACAATTTTTACTGACAATTGTTACTGGCACTGACAACCTCAATGAAAACCCGTCTCTACGCCATTTGATGACAAACAGTGTTTTTGAACCTTTGACAGaa gttctTTCAAACAATATATATCAAACATATCATGGCTATGATTCTATTTTGCTCTTGACATTACTTATGAATGTTGAAACTGCTAAGAAGACAAATCCATATGTTGTCAAATTATCGCTGTTAGACAAAGAAGatactttaaatggttatagccag attataaGATGGTCATTGGAAGAAATTTGTCAACAATATAGATCAGAAGAAATAGCGCAATACTCAAACAACACATGGTTTAATACATTTACATCGGTTGTAAGCAATATGTTATTTGTACCAGAAACTATTgaagaacataatattgaattaccACAAGAAATAag gtcAATGAGTGGAATATTAATTGCATTGTATGAAGCTGTACATTACAACCGAAACTTCATGACTACATTAACGCATTGTCATACGTCCAATAACTATGAGTCACACCCCAGTGTTATGCAACAGGCGCAAGCAGTTACAAATAATCCTGATCTCAAATCACCATCAGATAATCAATTCTCCAATCTTCTAGtcacattttttcaatattg TTCAATTGTAATGCAGGACACAAAGACTGAAGCAAATGCAAATAACTCAATGCTATGTTTTGTAATATTGTCTAGTATTACTGATGACCAATTTGCTAATTCACTAATGCATGatgtaaatttacaatttaaagtcGATCTTTATAGATCACCTACCAGACGATATATGTTTGTTCCAGACAAATCACCAAAACCTCTGGCTGCTGCTttattag ATTTGATGATCGAGTTTATGTTGGGGCACATGATGAAAAAATTGCCACTTGACCAATACATGAAATGTATAAGCATAATTCATCGCATAATATGTTACCAAAAACGGAATAGTGTGCGTTTATGTTACAATTGGAAAGATTTATGGAGTTCTTTAATcacacttttaaaatttttaatgacTTATGAACATCAACTTTCACAAGAtatgaatatttatgatttaggAATACAA attgtaaatatatttaacttgttCATTACCTATGGTGATATGCTACTTCCATCACCAAGCAGTTACGATGAGTTATACTATGAAATTATTAGGATGCATACAGTGTTTGACAATATATATGTcttat caTCAAGAAATTCTTCATCTGTTAGTGAACACAAGTTATCTGCTACAAAATTGTCCAATTGTTTAATCAATATCAG AGCCATAATCAATCATTATATACCAAAAATCGATAATTGGTTAGAGAAGAACTCAGTGACTACACCTGTTGGTGAAGAA ATTTTAGAAGTTGTAAGAAATAATTATGACACACTGACACTGAAATTACTACTGGATTGTTTGGGAAGTTTTGAGTCAAACAAATCCAATCATGATTTGTCAAGCTCATCACTTATCAAACTAATGGTGAGCAAAGTAGTTAAGGATACACGGCAATCATTAAAACATTCCAACACCGATCTTCAACAAATTCTTCAGAATTTTTCACTTTACACTAATCCatcatga
- the LOC132937159 gene encoding uncharacterized protein LOC132937159: protein MPRNHEKTRYRSSTSEKTMQKAALLCLDNHMSKKSAAKKFNICHVKLKRYIKKFKRHRETGSYLPEFSYQPHNKIFDYFQEKQLAGYVKISADMYFGLNSKNIGKLAYEYSVKLDLTVPNSWKQNNEAGPDWITAFLKRNPSLFICLPKATNISRAINFNSDNLKHFMDKYESILLKYKFQAHNIYNMEKIGVTFVQKTGKIIASRGNKHNKPITSGKISTVTMYLAINAAGNFIPPMHILSKAANDLNCTQGVEFLKVLKKFTKYVRPSVDKKVLILLDNHESHLCLPVIDFCKEVGILLLSFPPHGFRKLQPLNRSVYRPFNEFLNQNISAWIENNPGIKLRTHDVALVSSSTSALVSAATPQNIINGFSMTGIWPLDRDAFTKDTFTPAVFEDMLIDNVEEEPTNYVIKEPKNSITEEPAIFDNNPHLNTERFFFSYPDKNSTVTQETSFFSDETFIAPETYRLIMKLRSKKKEKSTTPEKLEIEDETKNKAKKT, encoded by the coding sequence ATGCCTCGTAATCATGAGAAAACCAGATATAGAAGTAGCACATCGGAGAAAACTATGCAAAAAGCAGCACTACTATGTTTGGATAATCATATGTCAAAAAAATCTGCagctaaaaaatttaatatttgccaTGTGAAGTTAAagaggtacataaaaaaatttaaacgccATAGGGAAACAGGTAGTTATCTGCCAGAATTCAGTTACCAaccacataataaaatatttgactaCTTTCAAGAAAAACAACTTGCAGGTTACGTAAAAATTTCCGCAGATATGTATTTTggtttaaattctaaaaatattggtaaactAGCTTATGAATATTCAGTTAAACTTGATTTGACAGTACCAAACAGTtggaaacaaaataatgaaGCTGGTCCTGATTGGATTACAGCCTTTTTAAAAAGAAACCCATCACTGTTCATTTGTCTCCCAAAAGCGACTAATATATCAAGGGCTATTAATTTCAACTCAGATAATCTAAAACATTTTATGGATAAATATGAGTCAATTTTATTGAAGTACAAATTTCAagcacataatatttacaacatggAGAAAATAGGGGTTACATTTGTCCAAAAGACAGGAAAAATAATAGCATCTCGaggtaataaacataataaaccgATCACAAGTGGCAAAATTAGTACAGTTACCATGTACTTAGCTATAAATGCAGCGGGAAACTTTATTCCTCCCATGCATATATTATCTAAGGCTGCCAATGATTTAAACTGTACGCAAGGCGTTGAGTTCCTGAAGGTTTTGAAGAAATTTACCAAATATGTCAGACCTTCAGTTGATAAAAAAGTTCTTATTCTACTTGACAACCATGAATCTCACTTATGTTTGCCAGTGATTGATTTTTGCAAGGAAGTaggcattttattattatcatttccaCCTCACGGTTTTCGTAAACTCCAGCCATTGAACAGATCCGTGTATAGaccatttaatgaatttttgaaCCAAAATATATCAGCCTGGATTGAAAATAATCCAGGGATAAAATTAAGAACACATGATGTGGCTTTAGTGTCATCTAGTACAAGTGCATTAGTTAGTGCTGCTACacctcaaaatattattaacggaTTCTCTATGACAGGGATTTGGCCTTTAGATCGAGATGCATTTACTAAGGATACATTTACACCAGCAGTTTTTGAAGATATGTTAATAGATAATGTTGAAGAAGAACCaacaaattatgtaattaaagagCCAAAAAATAGCATTACTGAAGAACCAGCAATTTTTGACAATAATCCTCATTTGAATACAGAaagatttttcttttcttaTCCAGACAAAAATTCTACTGTTACTCAAGAAACTTCTTTCTTTTCTGATGAAACATTTATAGCTCCAGAAACTTATCGACTGATTATGAAACTacgtagtaaaaaaaaagagaaGAGCACAACTCctgaaaaattagaaatagaagatgaaacaaaaaataaagctAAGAAAACctag